aaatctgaCTATTATTTtatcagaaaaagaaaaatgagtaatgTTATACGATTAGATATAAttttacactattaaaaatattaataataactaattaattactacaaatcacaaaatctactaACTCTAGTACTGTTCAAAAaaacctaaataaaaaaaagttaattttaattttaaaaattagatttttaattaataaaatataatcagttttttttcagttttgtcAACATTTACCCCAATTCTATTTGATTAAGCTGAAATGGCTAACAacaaatatttgtattttacCATAGATGTGCTTTCACTTGGAAACTCCACACACATAGATGGGCGATGCTTGGAACtccagaagaaaaagaaaaatgaagctACAAGAGTGAAGGTATATCCctgtttttttgaaaaatggcaCATAGAAACTTAATGTTGAGAATGTCTTCATTCAATAAGGCATGCTTGGCTAAGGATTCAAGAGAAATAGTTTTATTTAGAAGTATAAAATTGAGATGAAAATATAAGCAATACTAACTTCTATGCTTAATGTCTAATTGTGGAACTAAGTTTCCTATCTATTAGTCACTGCTTGGCGTTGGTACCTTTTCTTTTGTGGCAAGAATAAATAAGATAGAATTGTCTAGGCACTAATGTCTCTTGAACTTGCAGAACATAAGAGTAGGTGCACACACACGCAGAACAAAGACCCCTTCTGGTTGCCTAATGCTTAGAAAACAAAAACTACAACATGAATTCAAGAATGAGGTATATGAACGAGGACCCTTGGATATTGAAGATCTTGCAAACCTTGGGAACCTGTCCGTACTACGGCTCTAGAAGCATGGTTGTGAGAGCTGATCTTGTTGTCCTATTTACTTCTGAATTTAATTGTTCTGTTCCCTATTTGTGCAGCTGGAGAATGTGCATTGCGTAAGAAGAGGCCTCCTTTATGAAATGGTCTAAAAGCTAATGTGGTTGCCTCCTTTTAGAATCAGAATTGCTGCTATACCAACCACAAGAGATTAGAACAATCCTGCAAAGGGAGGCATTCTGGCAGCATAGGAGGCAAACTGAGAACAGCTGGGGACTTATCTATTCTGTGTGGTGTTAATTACTATTTAATGTGAAGTCCAATACCACCCGAAGGTAGTCTTGCGAAGTTTGCACAACTATAAGCTTTTGACACTcggaaagagattcaaaattgtAACTTAGAATTGGGGGTTGTCCAAtccatcaacaaaaaaaaaagttattatattgaaacaaattttctattttaagtCTTTTAACTTATACAGGCGGTATATGTTAACAACATATTCTAACTAAATCGAAGCCAGAGTCTATCagtctattaaaaaaataccaaaaaacaAGGAACCACATTAATGATAATAAAGTTATGGATTCAAGAGACCGTGTAGGATATTCTTCAGCAAATGAATAGGCTTAAGAGATTATAGGGTTGGCTTAAATAACCGCATTTGAGATGAGCAAGTTGGAAGACCAAAGTGCGAGGGTGAAACTAAGCTTTCATGATAGATGTGAAAGGTCCTTCCGGCTGAACACCAAGACAAAGGAGGGAGTTGGGGCATGCCATCAGCGGAGCTGTCAAAATTAGGAAAATCTATGGTGCCATCATTTAAGTTACACAAAACAAACTTGCCACTAGGAGACATCACCAGTAGAACATCATTTTTCAACATGTACATAGGCGCTAATGCATAACATGAAAGAGGTTCAACGAGCAGTGGGTGGTGGGGGATTATGGCCAATTTAGTCCAAGATTGAGGAAGTCCATACTCCTTCATGATCCAGAGAGTCCAATGAGTTTTCTTAGTCTCATAACAAACAGCAAGACAACCCCTCAAGATACCCAGTCGGGGTAACACTCTGAGAGCATCATCTGAATCCCTACTGGGAAGCGAAAACTGACTATAAGTCTCTTTCACCAAGTCAAGGGAAAGAACTGCGACAAAACTAGTAAGACCGCAAAGAAGCCAATTAAGGGTGCCAATGCCACTTACAAAAAGCCCTACCATATTCATCAGAATAGCTTTGTTATATTGGAAATCCTGAATTGTTCTCCAGGTACATTTTGGGCCGAATGTGAAAATTCTGGTGACAGATCCACCTGATTTCTTTTCCTCAACGAGGAAAAGCTTATACTTGTCGTTCACATGATCATAACCGAATCCACAGACGTAGAAGATACCACCAATTTCAAGCGGCTGAGATGTGAATCCGGTGCAGGGGTTCCACAGCATGGCACGCTCTTTATCGTGCAAGCACAGCAATCCATTACAAGAGCCAATCATGCGAAGGTGGCGTCGTCCTTCATAGGCAACTACTTTGGTGGGTTCATGGGGACGGTTCTCGAACACAGATCGGATGGAGAAAACTCCGATTGTGGGGTATGAGTACCTGGAGCTATAATAGGCAATACGTGGGTGGGTCAAGGCTGGATCCACCGCCATTGAACGTCGAAGGTGGTCCTTGGCAAATTGGGAACTGGAAATTAGGGTTCTCCATGAACTGCAGACGCTGTTCCTTAATCGAACAAGAGACCTTGCCGGAATCCTCAGCAGGATTTCCGCTATGAGCTCGTCCAGAATGATAGGCGGTGGTTTTGTGGTGGTACAGCGGAGCAGTTCCGGCCACCTCTCGGTGGTTGTGACAACCTTGCCCTTCCTCGCAAcactatcatcatcatcatcaggaatGGGACCCCTCTTCATTCTCTACAACAGCNNNNNNNNNNNNNNNNNNNNNNNNNNNNNNNNNNNNNNNNNNNNNNNNNNNNNNNNNNNNNNNNNNNNNNNNNNNNNNNNNNNNNNNNNNNNNNNNNNNNNNNNNNNNNNNNNNNNNNNNNNNNNNNNNNNNNNNNNNNNNNNNNNNNNNNNNNNNNNNNNNNNNNNNNNNNNNNNNNNNNNNNNNNNNNNNNNNNNNNNNNNNNNNNNNNNNNNNNNNNNNNNNNNNNNNNNNNNNNNNNNNNNNNNNNNNNNNNNNNNNNNNNNNNNNNNNNNNNNNNNNNNNNNNNNNNNNNNNNNNNNNNNNNNNNNNNNNNNNNNNNNNNNNNNNNNNNNNNNNNNNNNNNNNNNNNNNNNNNNNNNNNNNNNNNNNNNNNNNNNNNNNNNNNNNNNNNNNNNNNNNNNNNNNNNNNNNNNNNNNNNNNNNNNNNNNNNNNNNNNNNNNNNNNNNNNNNNNNNNNNNNNNNNNNNNNNNNNNNNNNNNNNNNNNNNNNNNNNNNNNNNNNNNNNNNNNNNNNNNNNNNNNNNNNNNNNNNNNNNNNNNNNNNNNNNNNNNNNNNNNNNNNNNNNNNNNNNNNNNNNNNNNNNNNNNNNNNNNNNNNNNNNNNNNNNNNNNNNNNNNNNNNNNNNNNNNNNNNNNNNNNNNNNNNNNNNNNNNNNNNNNNNNNNNNNNNNNNNNNNNNNNNNNNNNNNNNNNNNNNNNNNNNNNNNNNNNNNNNNNNNNNNNNNNNNNNNNNNNNNNNNNNNNNNNNNNNNNNNNNNNNNNNNNNNNNNNNNNNNNNNNNNNNNNNNNNNNNNNNNNNNNNNNNNNNNNNNNNNNNNNNNNNNNNNNNNNNNNNNNNNNNNNNNNNNNNNNNNNNNNNNNNNNNNNNNNNNNNNNNNNNNNNNNNNNNNNNNNNNNNNNNNNNNNNNNNNNNNNNNNNNNNNNNNNNNNNNNNNNNNNNNNNNNNNNNNNNNNNNNNNNNNNNNNNNNNNNNNNNNNNNNNNNNNNNNNNNNNNNNNNNNNNNNNNNNNNNNNNNNNNNNNNNNNNNNNNNNNNNNNNNNNNNNNNNNNNNNNNNNNNNNNNNNNNNNNNNNNNNNNNNNNNNNNNNNNNNNNNNNNNNNNNNNNNNNNNNNNNNNNNNNNNNNNNNNNNNNNNNNNNNNNNNNNNNNNNNNNNNNNNNNNNNNNNNNNNNNNNNNNNNNNNNNNNNNNNNNNNNNNNNNNNNNNNNNNNNNNNNNNNNNNNNNNNNNNNNNNNNNNNNNNNNNNNNNNNNNNNNNNNNNNNNNNNNNNNNNNNNNNNNNNNNNNNNNNNNNNNNNNNNNNNNNNNNNNNNNNNNNNNNNNNNNNNNNNNNNNNNNNNNNNNNNNNNNNNNNNNNNNNNNNNNNNNNNNNNNNNNNNNNNNNNNNNNNNNNNNNNNNNNNNNNNNNNNNNNNNNNNNNNNNNNNNNNNNNNNNNNNNNNNNNNNNNNNNNNNNNNNNNNNNNNNNNNNNNNNNNNNNNNNNNNNNNNNNNNNNNNNNNNNNNNNNNNNNNNNNNNNNNNNNNNNNNNNNNNNNNNNNNNNNNNNNNNNNNNNNNNNNNNNNNNNNNNNNNNNNNNNNNNNNNNNNNNNNNNNNNNNNNNNNNNNNNNNNNNNNNNNNNNNNNNNNNNNNNNNNNNNNNNNNNNNNNNNNNNNNNNNNNNNNNNNNNNNNNNNNNNNNNNNNNNNNNNNNNNNNNNNNNNNNNNNNNNNNNNNNNNNNNNNNNNNNNNNNNNNNNNNNNNNNNNNNNNNNNNNNNNNNNNNNNNNNNNNNNNNNNNNNNNNNNNNNNNNNNNNNNNNNNNNNNNNNNNNNNNNNNNNNNNNNNNNNNNNNNNNNNNNNNNNNNNNNNNNNNNNNNNNNNNNNNNNNNNNNNNNNNNNNNNNNNNNNNNNNNNNNNNNNNNNNNNNNNNNNNNNNNNNNNNNNNNNNNNNNNNNNNNNNNNNNNNNNNNNNNNNNNNNNNNNNNNNNNNNNNNNNNNNNNNNNNNNNNNNNNNNNNNNNNNNNNNNNNNNNNNNNNNNNNNNNNNNNNNNNNNNNNNNNNNNNNNNNNNNNNNNNNNNNNNNNNNNNNNNNNNNNNNNNNNNNNNNNNNNNNNNNNNNNNNNNNNNNNNNNNNNNNNNNNNNNNNNNNNNNNNNNNNNNNNNNNNNNNNNNNNNNNNNNNNNNNNNNNNNNNNNNNNNNNNNNNNNNNNNNNNNNNNNNNNNNNNNNNNNNNNNNNNNNNNNNNNNNNNNNNNNNNNNNNNNNNNNNNNNNNNNNNNNNNNNNNNNNNNNNNNNNNNNNNNNNNNNNNNNNNNNNNNNNNNNNNNNNNNNNNNNNNNNNNNNNNNNNNNNNNNNNNNNNNNNNNNNNNNNNNNNNNNNNNNNNNNNNNNNNNNNNNNNNNNNNNNNNNNNNNNNNNNNNNNNNNNNNNNNNNNNNNNNNNNNNNNNNNNNNNNNNNNNNNNNNNNNNNNNNNNNNNNNNNNNNNNNNNNNNNNNNNNNNNNNNNNNNNNNNNNNNNNNNNNNNNNNNNNNNNNNNNNNNNNNNNNNNNNNNNNNNNNNNNNNNNNNNNNNNNNNNNNNNNNNNNNNNNNNNNNNNNNNNNNNNNNNNNNNNNNNNNNNNNNNNNNNNNNNNNNNNNNNNNNNNNNNNNNNNNNNNNNNNNNNNNNNNNNNNNNNNNNNNNNNNNNNNNNNNNNNNNNNNNNNNNNNNNNNNNNNNNNNNNNNNNNNNNNNNNNNNNNNNNNNNNNNNNNNNNNNNNNNNNNNNNNNNNNNNNNNNNNNNNNNNNNNNNNNNNNNNNNNNNNNNNNNNNNNNNNNNNNNNNNNNNNNNNNNNNNNNNNNNNNNNNNNNNNNNNNNNNNNNNNNNNNNNNNNNNNNNNNNNNNNNNNNNNNCTCTTTCCTCCTTTCCCcttcaattttatttacttttttttttctcttcacgttgttttat
The sequence above is a segment of the Arachis duranensis cultivar V14167 unplaced genomic scaffold, aradu.V14167.gnm2.J7QH unplaced_Scaffold_158942, whole genome shotgun sequence genome. Coding sequences within it:
- the LOC107472164 gene encoding F-box/kelch-repeat protein At3g23880-like, which gives rise to MKRGPIPDDDDDSVARKGKVVTTTERWPELLRCTTTKPPPIILDELIAEILLRIPARSLVRLRNSVCSSWRTLISSSQFAKDHLRRSMAVDPALTHPRIAYYSSRYSYPTIGVFSIRSVFENRPHEPTKVVAYEGRRHLRMIGSCNGLLCLHDKERAMLWNPCTGFTSQPLEIGGIFYVCGFGYDHVNDKYKLFLVEEKKSGGSVTRIFTFGPKCTWRTIQDFQYNKAILMNMVGLFVSGIGTLNWLLCGLTSFVAVLSLDLVKETYSQFSLPSRDSDDALRVLPRLGILRGCLAVCYETKKTHWTLWIMKEYGLPQSWTKLAIIPHHPLLVEPLSCYALAPMYMLKNDVLLVMSPSGKFVLCNLNDGTIDFPNFDSSADGMPQLPPLSWCSAGRTFHIYHESLVSPSHFGLPTCSSQMRLFKPTL